One genomic window of Haloferax mediterranei ATCC 33500 includes the following:
- a CDS encoding DUF63 family protein, giving the protein MATVAERVGLDPERLWGVGVVTLLVALVGGSLAFPRVVYDGFIWHYFWGPVQADANSAVCAARSGGVTQYLDSASACAAAAEPVAYPGYTLVSEVGYMVTLIIALTGIVFLLRRLDIGEDPRFFFALVPFMFFGGAFRVVEDANDAPGVADALITYPVNTLVISPVIYVTVFAITLVAVVGSVVAEREGIVDNYMKPLLGAGTAVLATTLGYLLWAGITGAQGATFYPQVLLVILAGATVVATATWWLVERFAPEVNEGTGRIGFVVIWGHAIDGVANVVGLDWMTALGAGNNLIPKHPVNKAVVDLTASTLPESVLAITGDAWPFLLVKLVAATAVVWVFDEQIFEDSPRYAILLLIAVLAVGLGPGTRDMLRATFGV; this is encoded by the coding sequence ATGGCAACGGTAGCAGAGCGAGTCGGTCTCGACCCTGAACGCCTCTGGGGCGTCGGCGTCGTGACCCTCCTCGTCGCACTCGTCGGCGGGTCGCTCGCGTTCCCTCGTGTCGTCTACGACGGCTTCATCTGGCACTACTTCTGGGGACCGGTCCAGGCCGACGCGAACTCGGCCGTCTGTGCTGCCCGGTCGGGCGGCGTGACCCAGTACCTCGACAGTGCGTCGGCCTGTGCCGCTGCGGCTGAACCAGTCGCGTACCCCGGCTACACCCTCGTCTCCGAAGTCGGGTATATGGTCACCCTCATCATCGCCCTCACGGGGATCGTGTTCCTCCTGCGTCGCCTCGACATCGGCGAAGACCCGCGGTTCTTCTTCGCTCTCGTCCCATTCATGTTCTTTGGCGGCGCGTTCCGCGTCGTCGAAGACGCAAACGACGCACCCGGCGTGGCCGACGCGCTCATCACGTACCCGGTGAATACGCTCGTCATCAGCCCGGTCATCTACGTGACCGTCTTCGCAATCACGCTGGTCGCCGTCGTCGGGAGCGTCGTCGCCGAGCGAGAGGGCATCGTCGATAACTACATGAAACCCCTGCTCGGAGCCGGGACAGCCGTCCTCGCGACCACGCTCGGCTACCTCCTGTGGGCCGGCATCACCGGCGCACAAGGTGCAACGTTCTATCCGCAGGTACTCCTCGTCATCCTTGCCGGAGCGACGGTCGTCGCCACCGCGACGTGGTGGCTCGTCGAACGTTTCGCACCCGAGGTCAACGAGGGGACGGGTCGAATCGGATTCGTAGTCATCTGGGGACACGCAATCGACGGCGTCGCAAACGTCGTCGGTCTCGACTGGATGACCGCCCTCGGAGCGGGCAACAACCTCATTCCGAAACACCCGGTGAACAAAGCAGTCGTCGACCTCACGGCCTCCACGCTGCCGGAATCGGTGCTCGCCATCACGGGCGACGCGTGGCCGTTCCTGCTCGTGAAACTCGTCGCGGCGACGGCGGTTGTCTGGGTGTTTGACGAACAGATATTCGAAGACAGTCCGCGCTACGCGATTTTGCTCCTCATCGCCGTCCTCGCGGTCGGTCTCGGGCCGGGTACCCGCGACATGCTTCGCGCGACGTTCGGCGTCTAA
- a CDS encoding Lrp/AsnC family transcriptional regulator produces MKLDATDRAILRILMEDARTPFSEIARRIDMSSATVHDRVGRMEDAGVIEGYHAHIDPRQVGLGTSALVGFQVKQGHEKEALQELRDIEGVQEINLTTGEWDVMLRVYAEDTDALRELMFDHIAELEGFSRSQTMVILGTEYDDPVLPIREPEDED; encoded by the coding sequence ATGAAACTCGACGCGACGGACCGGGCAATCCTCCGTATCCTGATGGAGGACGCACGGACACCGTTCAGCGAGATTGCCCGCCGAATCGACATGTCGAGTGCGACGGTCCACGACCGAGTCGGACGGATGGAAGATGCCGGCGTTATCGAGGGTTACCACGCCCATATCGACCCCCGACAGGTTGGACTCGGAACCTCGGCGCTGGTCGGCTTTCAGGTCAAACAAGGACACGAAAAAGAGGCGTTGCAGGAACTACGAGACATCGAAGGTGTTCAAGAAATCAATCTGACGACCGGCGAGTGGGACGTGATGCTCCGGGTGTACGCCGAGGACACGGACGCCCTGCGTGAACTCATGTTCGACCACATCGCGGAACTCGAAGGGTTCTCCCGCTCGCAGACGATGGTTATTCTCGGCACCGAGTACGACGACCCCGTCTTACCGATTCGAGAACCCGAAGACGAGGACTGA
- a CDS encoding inositol monophosphatase family protein produces MNELDARADRAQRAARDGGAVARRAFRTGISVETKDGKTDVVTQADRDAQQRVVERIRGAFPDDAIVGEEADELKSVPDDGAAWIVDPIDGTNNFVRNIPIWATSVATVVDGEPVAAANSLPAFEDLYAADDGAAYRNGEEISVSTRDDPETCTVCPTFWWNYDARDEYTAATRAIVTRFGDMRRYGSMQVALSFVADGALDGVITNKRANPWDSVAGVHLIRMAGGTVTDLDGNEWRHDSRGLVASNGHVHDAVLEAAREIEAGDH; encoded by the coding sequence ATGAACGAACTCGACGCTCGTGCGGACCGTGCACAACGCGCAGCACGCGACGGCGGTGCAGTCGCACGACGCGCCTTCCGAACAGGAATCTCCGTCGAGACGAAGGACGGAAAAACGGATGTCGTCACGCAAGCCGACAGAGACGCACAACAACGGGTCGTCGAGCGTATCCGCGGGGCGTTCCCGGACGACGCTATCGTCGGCGAGGAAGCGGACGAGTTGAAGTCGGTTCCAGACGACGGCGCGGCGTGGATTGTCGACCCCATCGACGGGACGAACAACTTCGTCCGCAACATTCCGATATGGGCAACGTCAGTCGCCACCGTGGTCGATGGCGAACCCGTCGCCGCCGCGAACTCACTCCCCGCGTTCGAGGACCTGTACGCCGCCGACGACGGGGCGGCCTACCGCAACGGAGAGGAGATTTCCGTGAGCACACGCGACGACCCGGAGACGTGTACCGTCTGTCCGACGTTTTGGTGGAACTACGACGCCCGCGACGAGTACACGGCCGCGACCCGCGCTATCGTCACGCGCTTCGGCGATATGCGTCGCTACGGGAGTATGCAAGTCGCACTCTCGTTCGTCGCCGACGGCGCGCTCGACGGCGTCATCACGAACAAGCGGGCGAACCCGTGGGATTCCGTTGCTGGGGTCCATCTCATCCGGATGGCTGGCGGCACGGTCACCGACCTCGACGGGAACGAATGGCGACACGATTCGCGCGGTCTCGTCGCCTCGAACGGGCACGTCCACGATGCGGTGCTCGAAGCAGCCCGCGAAATCGAAGCCGGAGACCACTAA
- a CDS encoding sulfite exporter TauE/SafE family protein, with translation MALASALVAGGVIGIRHALEADHLAAIATMVEDDNRPGIVGASWGVGHSIPIVVVGLLFVALGVSLPESVTHFFEVVVGAILVVLGVRMLLRAGGVSVPTLRGHDHEGAHRHLSVGGIALGTKHTHIHDESFGIGVLHGFAGSGALVIAMVTAAPGMGQAVAFLGAFSLLTVATMATVSFLWGQSMSIGDTRILHAVAGTIGIIVGGLLVVEQFGVLV, from the coding sequence ATGGCACTCGCATCAGCACTCGTGGCTGGTGGGGTTATCGGAATTCGGCACGCGCTGGAGGCCGACCACCTCGCCGCCATCGCGACGATGGTCGAAGACGACAACCGACCGGGAATCGTCGGCGCTTCCTGGGGCGTCGGTCACTCGATTCCGATTGTCGTCGTCGGCCTGCTTTTCGTCGCACTCGGCGTGAGTCTCCCCGAGTCGGTAACGCACTTTTTCGAGGTCGTCGTTGGTGCGATACTCGTCGTCCTCGGTGTTCGGATGCTCCTCCGGGCTGGAGGAGTTTCGGTGCCGACACTTCGTGGTCACGACCACGAGGGAGCACACAGACACCTCTCCGTTGGCGGTATCGCACTCGGGACGAAACACACCCACATTCACGACGAGTCGTTCGGCATTGGCGTCCTGCACGGATTCGCCGGAAGCGGTGCACTCGTCATCGCGATGGTTACTGCCGCACCGGGAATGGGGCAGGCAGTCGCCTTCCTCGGGGCGTTTAGCCTCTTGACTGTGGCGACGATGGCGACCGTCTCGTTCCTGTGGGGTCAGTCGATGAGTATCGGCGACACGCGAATTCTCCACGCTGTGGCGGGGACAATCGGTATTATCGTCGGTGGACTGCTCGTCGTCGAGCAGTTCGGAGTTCTCGTCTGA
- a CDS encoding DUF309 domain-containing protein, whose translation MDEHTRDPSVAPPLGNPSGWNEELRMWEHATLRRAVEHGTRLFNSGDFHESHDCFEIEWYNYGSGTAESAFLHGMVQVAAGAYKHFDFENDTGMRSLFETALEYIHGVPSDFYGVDVDDVRVTMRAALDDPTALHGWQIELDGHRATAYPADYEYVERLDH comes from the coding sequence ATGGACGAACACACCCGTGACCCGAGCGTCGCCCCACCGCTCGGGAACCCCTCGGGGTGGAACGAGGAGTTGCGGATGTGGGAACACGCGACGCTTCGCCGAGCAGTCGAACACGGGACCCGCCTGTTCAACTCGGGTGACTTCCACGAGAGCCACGATTGCTTCGAAATCGAGTGGTACAACTACGGGTCGGGGACCGCAGAAAGCGCCTTCCTCCACGGGATGGTGCAGGTTGCTGCCGGCGCGTACAAACACTTCGACTTCGAGAATGACACCGGAATGCGCTCGCTGTTCGAGACGGCCTTGGAGTATATCCACGGCGTCCCTAGCGACTTCTACGGTGTCGACGTCGACGACGTTCGTGTGACTATGCGGGCGGCACTGGATGACCCGACGGCCCTCCACGGCTGGCAAATCGAACTTGACGGCCACCGGGCGACCGCGTACCCCGCTGATTATGAGTACGTTGAGCGGTTGGACCACTAA
- a CDS encoding M14 family metallopeptidase, producing the protein MRIYELGDGTPEVSVVGSIHGDEPCGARAIERFVAEDPDVERPVKLIVANEEALEADVRYLDEDLNRAFPGDPHAENHERRLAHDLGREVRGTTAFSIHSTQSYAEPFAIVDTVDAIARSILPRLPVDVAVETNNFAEGRLIEHAHTIEVEAGLQKSDEAADNAYWLIRAFLTATNVLPAPAVASDGSGEESEPQTEDDRLKLGIPEENSLDVFRLLERLPKPVAEEYEVLTTNFTAVTEGTTFARADDERFVADRDFYPVLLSAYGYADIFGYAGEKVGTLP; encoded by the coding sequence ATGCGAATCTACGAACTCGGTGACGGCACCCCGGAAGTGTCAGTTGTCGGGTCGATTCACGGTGACGAACCGTGTGGTGCTCGCGCTATCGAGCGGTTCGTCGCGGAAGACCCAGACGTTGAACGGCCGGTGAAACTCATCGTCGCCAACGAGGAAGCACTCGAAGCGGATGTGCGCTACCTCGACGAAGACCTCAACCGCGCGTTTCCGGGCGACCCCCACGCGGAGAATCACGAGCGACGCCTCGCACACGACCTCGGCCGCGAGGTTCGCGGAACGACGGCATTCTCTATCCACTCTACGCAGTCCTACGCCGAACCGTTCGCCATCGTCGACACCGTCGACGCCATCGCTCGGTCGATTCTCCCGCGCCTCCCGGTCGACGTGGCCGTCGAGACGAACAACTTCGCCGAAGGCCGACTCATCGAACACGCCCACACCATCGAGGTCGAAGCAGGTCTCCAGAAGTCTGACGAGGCCGCGGACAACGCCTACTGGTTGATTCGTGCGTTTCTCACGGCGACGAACGTCTTGCCCGCTCCGGCCGTCGCGAGCGACGGGTCCGGTGAGGAGTCCGAACCACAGACCGAAGACGACCGCCTGAAGCTCGGTATCCCCGAGGAAAACAGCCTCGACGTGTTCCGACTGCTGGAGCGACTTCCGAAACCCGTCGCCGAGGAATACGAAGTCCTCACCACCAACTTCACCGCCGTCACCGAAGGAACGACGTTCGCCCGTGCCGACGACGAACGGTTCGTGGCCGACCGCGACTTCTATCCGGTTTTGCTTTCCGCGTACGGCTACGCCGACATCTTCGGCTACGCTGGCGAGAAAGTCGGGACTCTGCCGTAG
- a CDS encoding HAD family hydrolase, which translates to MTTAVFFDLDLTLLQYTTDFESIFERAVPDAPDGAYERYVSVLLDSFDQLSTDPYYEGFGAVVSEFDVDADPETLTTRHAEAELAATTVPESAHEALVRTASDRPTGILTNGTLEMQRAKLERHDLEAVVDAVVVSNDPDVAARKPDTGIFHAAEASLPADDYVYVGDTYDEDIVGARQAGWDAIHVGTDGPDDDPARVDSVDEAVARILD; encoded by the coding sequence ATGACGACCGCGGTCTTTTTCGACCTCGATTTGACGCTCCTCCAGTATACGACTGACTTCGAGAGTATTTTCGAGCGAGCGGTCCCGGACGCGCCAGATGGTGCCTACGAGCGATACGTTTCGGTGCTCCTCGATTCGTTCGACCAGCTTTCGACGGACCCCTACTACGAGGGGTTCGGCGCCGTCGTTTCCGAGTTCGATGTCGACGCCGACCCCGAGACGCTCACAACCCGGCACGCTGAGGCCGAACTCGCGGCGACGACCGTCCCCGAGTCAGCCCACGAGGCACTCGTTCGCACTGCGTCCGACAGACCAACTGGGATTCTGACGAACGGGACACTGGAGATGCAGCGGGCGAAACTCGAACGCCACGACCTCGAAGCAGTTGTCGACGCTGTCGTCGTGTCGAACGACCCCGATGTCGCAGCCCGAAAGCCGGACACAGGTATCTTCCATGCTGCCGAAGCGTCCCTCCCGGCGGACGACTACGTCTACGTCGGCGACACCTACGACGAGGATATCGTGGGTGCACGACAGGCCGGGTGGGATGCCATCCACGTCGGCACCGACGGCCCTGACGACGACCCGGCGCGGGTAGACTCGGTCGACGAAGCGGTCGCTCGCATCCTCGACTGA
- a CDS encoding UPF0179 family protein, whose amino-acid sequence MTSITLIGARLADPGTEFVYRGESSACEGCPYRQQCLNLTEGVRYRVIDVRENTQVLDCAVHDEGVRAVEVEPAPVRANVPSKGAYAGSKASLQGPCPHTECPSHQYCVPEGAEFDQEYRISTVIGDPPHDHCYLDRNLTLVEFEAADE is encoded by the coding sequence ATGACCTCCATCACACTCATCGGTGCCCGCCTGGCCGACCCGGGTACCGAATTCGTCTACCGCGGTGAATCGAGTGCCTGTGAGGGATGTCCGTACCGCCAGCAGTGTCTCAATCTCACCGAGGGCGTTCGCTATCGCGTCATCGATGTACGCGAGAATACGCAGGTACTCGACTGCGCCGTCCACGACGAGGGTGTCCGCGCCGTCGAGGTCGAACCCGCTCCGGTTCGGGCGAACGTGCCGTCGAAAGGCGCGTACGCCGGGAGCAAGGCCAGCCTCCAAGGCCCGTGCCCGCACACCGAGTGTCCGAGCCACCAGTACTGTGTCCCCGAGGGTGCTGAGTTCGACCAGGAATACCGTATCAGCACCGTCATCGGCGACCCGCCGCACGACCACTGTTACCTCGACCGAAACCTGACGCTCGTCGAATTCGAAGCGGCCGACGAGTAG
- a CDS encoding DUF5820 family protein: MTDLPDGWTLWNDEHEGRRILAYRPDVFNESSFPAECMPTIFVWNGSRAKRPGATQIRTETWHAVLYLEPEIEAVVEEFDSREAAVEGAEDIAQRFADGEIDYRGVYQIPREDYFDKLDELTGREP, encoded by the coding sequence ATGACCGATTTGCCCGACGGGTGGACACTCTGGAATGACGAGCACGAGGGGCGGCGAATCCTCGCGTACCGTCCAGACGTCTTCAACGAGAGTTCGTTCCCCGCCGAGTGCATGCCGACCATCTTCGTGTGGAATGGTTCGCGAGCGAAGCGGCCCGGTGCGACACAGATTCGGACCGAGACGTGGCACGCCGTGCTTTACCTCGAACCCGAAATCGAGGCGGTCGTCGAGGAGTTCGACTCCCGCGAGGCGGCTGTCGAAGGTGCCGAAGACATCGCACAGCGGTTCGCCGATGGAGAGATAGATTACCGAGGTGTCTATCAGATCCCGCGTGAGGACTATTTCGACAAACTCGACGAGTTAACTGGTCGAGAGCCTTAA
- a CDS encoding PrkA family serine protein kinase: MTGEIETLADLSKHYKDSVPADLREAKSFEWYLEEVYANPKIARNAHQRVADMFDYYGTRYDEDAGVVEYLMASEDPLHNGENVFYGREVHESIHEFVNKVKSGARGLGPEKRIKLLLGPVGSGKSHFDWLSRRYFEDYTMRDEGRMYTFRWSNLGDVIRDQDPADDVVTSPMNQDPLVLLPQEQRDMVIEQLNKNLDAPYTIRNDQALDPASEFYMDRLLAHYDDDLESVLENHIEIIRLVASENKRQCIETFEPKDKKNQDETELTGDVNYSKLAVYGESDPRAFDYAGAFCNANRGIFSGEELLKLQREFLYDFLHASQEQTIKPKNNPRIDIDQVIVGRTNMPEYREKKGDEKMEAFNDRTKRIDFPYVLEYEQEAEIYRKMLRNADVPDIHVEPHTLEMSGLFGVLTRIVEPDSDTISLVQKAKAYNGELDDGDDVDVRKLREEGESKADIAEGMDGVSARFIGDEIAEAIMDATHRDKKYLSPLSSFTHLGENLETHGSIPEESLEQYHRFLEMVREEYKERAIEDVRHALAYDIDEIQRQGEKYMDHVMAYIDDATVEDELTGRDQDPDEKFLRAVEEKLNIPEDRKEDFRQEVSNWVSRRAREGTSFNPQDNDRLRRALERKLWEDKKHNINFSALVSANELDDDERNSWIDALVDQGYSRDGAREVLEFAGAEVAKSELEG, encoded by the coding sequence ATGACCGGCGAAATCGAAACACTCGCAGACCTGAGCAAGCACTACAAAGACTCAGTGCCCGCGGACCTCCGCGAGGCGAAGAGCTTCGAGTGGTACTTAGAAGAGGTCTACGCAAATCCGAAGATCGCTCGCAACGCCCACCAACGCGTGGCGGACATGTTCGACTATTACGGCACCCGTTACGACGAAGACGCGGGCGTCGTGGAGTACCTCATGGCCTCAGAAGACCCGCTCCACAACGGAGAGAACGTCTTCTATGGTCGCGAAGTCCACGAGTCGATACACGAGTTCGTCAACAAGGTGAAATCCGGGGCTCGCGGTCTCGGCCCCGAAAAGCGTATCAAACTCCTCTTGGGTCCCGTTGGCTCGGGGAAGTCGCACTTCGACTGGCTCTCCCGACGGTACTTCGAAGACTACACGATGCGCGACGAGGGGCGGATGTACACCTTCCGCTGGTCGAACCTCGGCGATGTCATCCGTGATCAGGACCCGGCCGACGACGTGGTCACATCACCGATGAATCAGGACCCGCTCGTATTGCTCCCGCAAGAACAGCGCGACATGGTCATCGAGCAACTGAACAAGAACCTCGATGCACCGTACACCATCCGGAACGACCAGGCGCTCGACCCCGCCTCCGAGTTCTACATGGACCGTCTGCTCGCGCACTACGACGACGACCTGGAGTCCGTCTTAGAGAACCACATCGAAATCATTCGACTCGTCGCCTCCGAGAACAAGCGGCAGTGTATCGAGACGTTCGAGCCGAAGGACAAGAAAAACCAAGACGAGACGGAACTGACCGGCGATGTCAACTACTCGAAACTCGCGGTCTACGGCGAATCCGACCCGCGTGCGTTCGACTACGCCGGGGCGTTCTGTAACGCCAACCGGGGTATCTTCTCCGGCGAGGAACTGCTGAAACTCCAGCGCGAGTTCCTCTATGACTTCCTGCACGCCTCGCAGGAACAGACGATTAAGCCGAAGAACAACCCGCGTATCGACATCGACCAGGTCATCGTCGGGCGGACGAACATGCCCGAGTACCGCGAGAAGAAAGGCGACGAGAAGATGGAGGCGTTCAACGACCGGACGAAACGCATCGACTTCCCGTACGTCCTCGAATACGAACAGGAAGCCGAAATCTACCGGAAGATGCTCCGGAACGCCGACGTGCCCGACATCCACGTCGAACCGCACACCCTGGAGATGTCCGGGTTGTTCGGCGTCCTCACACGAATCGTCGAACCCGACTCGGATACCATCTCGCTCGTCCAGAAGGCCAAGGCCTACAACGGTGAGTTAGACGATGGCGATGATGTTGACGTGCGGAAACTCCGCGAAGAGGGCGAATCCAAGGCCGATATCGCCGAGGGGATGGACGGCGTCTCCGCCCGGTTCATCGGCGACGAAATCGCCGAGGCAATCATGGACGCGACCCACCGTGACAAGAAGTACCTCTCGCCGCTTTCGTCCTTTACCCACCTCGGAGAGAACTTGGAGACCCACGGGTCGATTCCCGAAGAGAGCCTCGAACAGTACCACCGCTTCCTCGAGATGGTCCGCGAGGAGTACAAAGAACGCGCCATCGAGGACGTGCGCCACGCTCTCGCCTACGATATCGACGAGATTCAAAGGCAGGGCGAGAAGTACATGGACCACGTCATGGCCTACATCGACGACGCGACGGTCGAAGACGAACTGACGGGCCGCGACCAGGACCCAGACGAGAAATTCCTCCGCGCCGTCGAAGAAAAGCTCAACATCCCCGAGGACCGCAAGGAAGACTTCCGTCAGGAGGTCTCCAACTGGGTCTCGCGCCGCGCACGCGAAGGAACGTCGTTCAACCCGCAGGACAACGACCGACTCCGCCGCGCGCTCGAGCGCAAACTCTGGGAGGACAAGAAACACAACATCAACTTCTCGGCGCTCGTGAGCGCGAACGAACTGGACGACGACGAACGCAACTCGTGGATTGACGCACTCGTCGACCAGGGCTACTCGCGTGACGGTGCCCGGGAGGTGCTCGAGTTCGCCGGTGCGGAGGTGGCCAAGAGCGAACTCGAAGGGTGA
- a CDS encoding PrkA family serine protein kinase: protein MRDYIRDADEALRGTYEEPMSLAEYVESAFESPSIASHASKYLLEAIESMGTRQVVEQGEEKERYRFFDDPANDGEHAILGNTDVLNAFVDDLRTIAADRGKAEKIVWFDGPTATGKSELKRCLINGLREYSKTDAGRRYTVEWNVANAEDTRGLSYGGEVDADDEDWYESPVQSHPLSVFPSNVRRQLLRDLNRANGDHIPISVNQDLDPFCLEAYNYLEEEFRRAGKNELFSTVTDPKHLRVKNYVVDVGRGIGVLHSEDDGTPKERLVGSWMPSMLRELNSRGRKNPQAFSFDGVLSQGNGLLTIVEDAAQHADLLQKLLNVPDEGHVKLDKGIGMDIDTQLVIISNPDLDAELDKFADRNGRDPLKALKRRLNKHEFRYLTNLSLEAELIRRELTNETSVWTDDPEAMAERVAEAVTLDVRKGPGKVQARELAPHTIEAAALYSVVTRLDPDDIPRDPELEFDLVDKALLFDRGYLQVGDQRREVSAFEFIGDSEGTHGIPVTFTRDVIADLLHDRIDRRHPDLDVSSVVMPGDVLDEMVGELPDAPVFSRAEASEYEGRIDMVEDHIFEQQEADVLDALLAEKGVERETVEEYVEHVYAWASDGQLETEHGLVDPDPLLMKLFETEHLGRFAPADYEGNDPSEEVETFRHEKVITALNRYAWENRDEGFTVSDVDLTEIPVIRTVLETHDWEDVRRLFPDLEPRQWDDPPANTETARVKDRTIDEMVKRGYTTASAELTSRAVMKRVSQTWD, encoded by the coding sequence ATGCGAGATTACATCCGCGACGCTGACGAGGCGCTTCGTGGTACCTACGAGGAGCCGATGAGCCTCGCCGAGTACGTCGAATCGGCGTTCGAATCACCCTCTATCGCGTCGCACGCGTCGAAGTACCTGCTCGAAGCCATCGAGTCGATGGGAACCCGGCAGGTCGTCGAACAGGGCGAAGAAAAAGAGCGGTACCGCTTCTTCGACGACCCCGCAAACGACGGTGAGCACGCGATTCTCGGCAACACAGACGTGCTCAACGCCTTCGTCGACGACCTCAGAACCATCGCCGCCGACCGCGGGAAGGCTGAGAAAATCGTCTGGTTCGATGGGCCGACTGCGACCGGCAAGTCCGAGTTGAAACGCTGTCTGATAAACGGGCTCCGGGAGTACTCGAAGACCGACGCCGGGCGGCGCTACACTGTCGAGTGGAACGTCGCGAACGCCGAAGACACGCGGGGTCTCTCCTACGGAGGCGAAGTCGACGCCGACGACGAGGACTGGTACGAGAGTCCAGTTCAGTCGCACCCGCTTTCGGTCTTCCCCAGCAACGTTCGAAGGCAACTCCTCAGAGACCTCAACCGGGCGAACGGCGACCACATCCCCATCAGCGTGAACCAGGACCTCGACCCGTTCTGTCTCGAGGCGTACAACTACCTCGAAGAGGAGTTCCGCCGCGCCGGCAAGAACGAACTGTTCAGCACCGTCACGGACCCGAAACACCTCCGAGTGAAGAACTACGTCGTCGACGTGGGTCGCGGCATCGGCGTCCTCCACTCGGAAGACGACGGGACTCCCAAAGAGCGACTCGTCGGGTCGTGGATGCCGAGCATGCTTCGCGAACTGAACTCCCGCGGGCGCAAGAACCCGCAGGCGTTCAGTTTCGACGGCGTGCTCTCGCAAGGCAATGGGCTTCTCACCATCGTCGAAGACGCGGCCCAGCACGCCGACTTACTCCAGAAGCTGCTGAACGTCCCCGACGAGGGGCACGTGAAACTGGACAAGGGAATCGGGATGGACATCGACACCCAGCTTGTCATCATCTCGAATCCGGACCTCGACGCCGAACTCGACAAGTTCGCCGATAGAAACGGGCGCGACCCGCTGAAGGCGCTCAAGCGCCGACTCAATAAACACGAGTTCCGCTACCTGACGAACCTCTCGCTGGAGGCCGAACTCATCCGGCGCGAACTGACGAACGAGACGAGCGTCTGGACCGACGACCCCGAGGCGATGGCCGAGCGCGTCGCCGAAGCGGTCACACTGGACGTGCGGAAGGGTCCCGGGAAAGTCCAGGCCCGCGAACTCGCGCCGCACACCATCGAGGCGGCGGCGCTGTACAGCGTCGTGACGCGTCTGGACCCCGACGATATCCCGCGCGACCCGGAACTCGAATTCGACCTCGTGGACAAGGCGTTGCTCTTCGACCGCGGCTACCTCCAAGTCGGCGACCAGCGACGCGAGGTGTCCGCGTTCGAGTTCATCGGCGACAGCGAGGGGACACACGGGATTCCCGTGACGTTCACTCGCGACGTCATCGCCGACCTGCTTCACGACCGCATCGACCGACGGCATCCTGACCTCGATGTCTCGTCAGTGGTGATGCCCGGAGACGTGCTCGACGAGATGGTCGGTGAGTTGCCCGACGCACCCGTGTTCTCCCGCGCGGAGGCCTCGGAGTACGAGGGACGCATCGACATGGTCGAAGACCACATCTTCGAGCAACAGGAAGCCGACGTGCTCGATGCGTTGCTCGCCGAGAAGGGCGTCGAGCGCGAGACGGTCGAAGAGTACGTCGAACACGTCTACGCGTGGGCCTCTGACGGGCAGTTAGAGACCGAACACGGGCTCGTCGACCCCGACCCGCTTCTCATGAAGCTATTCGAGACCGAACACCTCGGCCGGTTTGCCCCCGCCGACTACGAGGGCAACGACCCCTCCGAGGAAGTCGAAACGTTCCGTCACGAGAAGGTCATCACCGCGCTCAACCGGTACGCGTGGGAGAACCGTGACGAGGGATTCACCGTCTCTGACGTGGACCTCACCGAGATTCCCGTCATTCGGACGGTGCTCGAAACGCACGACTGGGAGGACGTGCGTCGACTGTTCCCCGACCTCGAACCCCGCCAGTGGGATGACCCGCCAGCGAACACCGAGACGGCCCGGGTCAAAGACCGCACTATCGATGAGATGGTGAAACGCGGCTACACCACCGCGTCGGCCGAACTCACGAGCCGTGCCGTAATGAAGAGAGTGAGCCAGACATGGGACTGA